CTGAAGGATCGGTCGGAGAACCGGAAGAGAGGGACGCCGGCGCAGGCGCTTGGGATCACGGAGCGGGCGCTCGACCTTGGGGACGTGCTGTGTGAGCGACAGTTCGCGGGGCGGATCCCGTCGATACGAGGGTGGCTAGCGAAGTGCTACTTCGGCCGGATCCGGACGCGGGCGATCGAGAACAACGTCCAGCATCGGGCGAGGTTCGCGATCTAGGGAAATCGGCTGGCAGACGTCGTCTTCCGGGCGGTTGCGGTTGGAAGAGGCGCAATTCCAGTTCCACGTCTCGTCGACTGAGGCAGGTCGGGTCCCGAGCCTCCTCCGGGCGTTACAATGGCCTTCCTCGCGGTGAATCCACGCCGCGCCCGGGAGGTCCCATGAGCCAGACGACGATCGCGACCGCGAGCGGCGAGACGACGACCGACCAGCTCGGTCGAACGCTGATGCACGAACACCTCGTGATCGGCTATCCCGGCTGGGAATCGCACACGAAGGTGAAGAGCCCGTCGCCCGAAGACGAGCTCGCGATCTGTGTCGACAAGATCCAGCAGATCCAGGACCTCGGATATTCGTCGATGCTCGACCCGTGTCCGTCGGATCTCGGTCGCGACGTGGAGCTCGCCGCGAAGGTGGCCCAGCAGACGGGCTTCCAGATCGTCCTCGCGACCGGCCTCTACAAGCAGGAAGAGGGCGGCGTTCCGTACTGGCATTTCCGTTCGAACTTCGGCGACGTGACCGAGGTGATGGCCGAGCAGTTCGTCCACGAGCTGACCGAAGGCATCGGCGAGACCGGGATCAAGGCCGGCATCATCAAGGTCGCGAGCGGCCCGGGGAAGATCACGGACTACGAGAAGCAGGTCCTGGTCGCTGCCGCGAAGGCGTCGGTCGAGACCGGCGCGCCGATCAACACGCATACCGATCAGGGCACCGTCGGCGACGAGCAGCAACGGATCCTGACGGAGAACGGCGTCCCCGCCCACCGCATCATCATCGGGCACTCGTGCGGGACCGACGATCACGACTACCACATGAAAATCGCCCGGGGCGGTTCCTATCTCGGCTTCGACCGCTTCGGGCTCGACATCGTCTTCCCCGACGCGAAGCGGGTCGCTTCGCTGGCCGCGATGATCGACGCGGGCGCAGGGGATCGCTGCGTCGTGTCCCACGACTCGGTCTGGTGTTGGAAGGGACAGCCCTTCCCGCCGGGCATGCTCGAGAGCGTCCCGGACGCCTTCGACCCGACCCATTTCGACCGCAAGATCGTCCCCCAGCTGAGGGAACGCGGGGTCACCGACGAGCAGATCGATCGCCTCGTCGTCGAGAATCCGCGCCGCTTCTTCGAGGGGGGAAAGCTGGACTCCCTCGCCTGAGCCCCCTCGCGCGGGCGCCGGCGTCGCCCGCACGCAGCGCTATCGTACGCGTCGCATTCCCCACCCGTCCCGGGGAATCACCCGGTCCGTCCGTGTGCGTGACGCGTGACCGGAAGACGACACCGTCAGCCAACACCGGAACACAGCAACGAAAAGGAGCCGCCATGAAGGCTGCCATCATGATGGAGAACAACGCGGACCTCGTGATCCGCGACGACGTCACGCTCGGTGACGTCGGACCCAAGGACGTTCGCGTGAAGATCGGTTCGAGCGGCGTCTGCCACTCGGACCTGTCCGCGGTCAACGGCACGATCCCGATGCCGCCGCCGTCGGTCCTCGGTCACGAGGGCGCCGGCGTCGTCGAGGAAGTCGGTGAGGGCGTGACCAGCCTCGCGGTCGGCGACCACGTGATCCTGTCGTTCGTTCCGGCCTGCTCCCACTGCAACCCCTGCCTGCGCCAGCAGTCCTACCTCTGCCAGCAGGCGGGACCGCAGGCGATGAGCCAGAACTTCCGCATGGACGGGAATCCGATCGGCGGCATGACCGGCCTCGGAACCTTCGCGGAAGAGTTGATCATCGGAGAGGCCGCCTGCGTCAAGATCGACAACGACGTCCCGCTGGACGTCGCGGCCCTGATCGGCTGCGGCGTCACGACCGGCGTCGGCGCCTCGATCAACACGGCGCAGATCACGCCGGGCTCGTCGGTCGTCGTCTTCGGTTGCGGCGGTGTGGGCATCTCCGCCATCCAGGGCGCGCGGATCGCCGGCGCCGCGGAGATCCTGGCCGTCGACATGATGGAAGGGAAGCTCGAGCAGGCGAAGCATTTCGGCGCGACCTCGGTCACGACGCCGGACGGCTTCGACGACGCCAAGATGAAGCTCACGGGCGGCGAGGGCTTCGACTTCGCCCTCGAGTGCATCGGCAACCCGAACACGATCCGCGCGACCTACGACGCGGCCCGCAATGGCGGTACGGCGGTCATCGTCGGCGTCGGTCGCATGGAGCAGATGGTGCAGTTCTCGGCCTTCGAGCTCTTCTACGCGAACAAGACGCTCAAGGGCTCGATGTACGGCTCGGCCAACGTCCGGACCTTCATGCCAGAGCTGCTCTCGCTCTGGACGAACGGCAAGCTCGATCTCGAGAGCATGATCTCCCGACGCATCAAGCTCGACGAGGTGAACGACGCCTTCCGCGCGATGGAAGCGGGAGAGGTGATCCGGAGCGTCATCGACTTTTGACCGTTTGGGAGTGACGTCGTCGGGCAGCCTGGGGCTGCCGGTCGACTCGCTGCTCACCGTTCGTTCTTGAAGGCCCCGCTCGCCAGCTGGTGAGTGGGGTCTCCTTCGTTCAGGGCCCGGCGTCGCGGTCGCGAATCAGTTCAGGGCTTCGCGTTGTCTCGGGGAGAGGAGGGGAGTGGGGTCCTGTTTTTTCCAGGCGGCGTGGTTGAGGCGGAGGCGTTCGGCGGGGGTGGCTTCGAGGGCGGCGAGGGCCGGGAAGCGCTTCAGGTGGAAGAGCTGGTCGCGGTCGCTCGCGTCGCGGGCGATGCCGGGTGCCCGCCGGGCGGTTCCGGGGTAGATCGCCTTCGCGATCGCGAGCTGCGCGTCGTCGTGGGCGAAGACGCCGTCGGCGCAGCCGTTCCGGAAGGCCTTTCGGAGGAGCTGCGCGTAGCTC
The DNA window shown above is from bacterium and carries:
- a CDS encoding Zn-dependent alcohol dehydrogenase, producing the protein MKAAIMMENNADLVIRDDVTLGDVGPKDVRVKIGSSGVCHSDLSAVNGTIPMPPPSVLGHEGAGVVEEVGEGVTSLAVGDHVILSFVPACSHCNPCLRQQSYLCQQAGPQAMSQNFRMDGNPIGGMTGLGTFAEELIIGEAACVKIDNDVPLDVAALIGCGVTTGVGASINTAQITPGSSVVVFGCGGVGISAIQGARIAGAAEILAVDMMEGKLEQAKHFGATSVTTPDGFDDAKMKLTGGEGFDFALECIGNPNTIRATYDAARNGGTAVIVGVGRMEQMVQFSAFELFYANKTLKGSMYGSANVRTFMPELLSLWTNGKLDLESMISRRIKLDEVNDAFRAMEAGEVIRSVIDF
- a CDS encoding phosphotriesterase-related protein — protein: MSQTTIATASGETTTDQLGRTLMHEHLVIGYPGWESHTKVKSPSPEDELAICVDKIQQIQDLGYSSMLDPCPSDLGRDVELAAKVAQQTGFQIVLATGLYKQEEGGVPYWHFRSNFGDVTEVMAEQFVHELTEGIGETGIKAGIIKVASGPGKITDYEKQVLVAAAKASVETGAPINTHTDQGTVGDEQQRILTENGVPAHRIIIGHSCGTDDHDYHMKIARGGSYLGFDRFGLDIVFPDAKRVASLAAMIDAGAGDRCVVSHDSVWCWKGQPFPPGMLESVPDAFDPTHFDRKIVPQLRERGVTDEQIDRLVVENPRRFFEGGKLDSLA